The Cryptococcus neoformans var. grubii H99 chromosome 8, complete sequence DNA window AGGCTAATCGGCCCATGTTCATCGTATTTAAAGTCGCAAACAAATACCTTGCCTCGTCGTAATGTAATAAACATCTCATCGCATTTCATACTTCAAACAGCGTTTATTGTTACGTATTTAATAGGTAGAACAGAGAGGGTAAAAGATTTTATAAGATTGTTTGGTCGGGTATACTGGCCAAGATATAAAAAATAAACTAAAGTCCACAACGCCAGGCAAAGCGAGTAACGCAACATTGACCACATTCCACTTCCTGCTCGACGACTCCTTTTTACTCACGTGCCCCAGACTATTCTTACCTGTAGTCATGAGGATTGGGCATTGGCTGGTGACCATATTCGGGCGAAGTCATACCTTGATATGTAACACCTTGACCAAGCTGAGTCATCTGAACGCCACCATAAGggtcctcctcctcaggTGTCGTGGCATGTCCAAATATCGCTCCACCCATACCGAGTCCAACTGAAGCTTGAGATTGCACGGGAGGGGGTAATGACGTGTAGTTGTCATGTTCGTCATGACtgggaggatgagggcTGGGAGGAGGGTACTTTTCGGACAAGGCATAGTCATCTTCAAGTGAGCTGGATGCGCCAAATGAAGAGCCATTGAGAGCCATGGGCATAGGACTGTGCTGAGGAAGGTCGTAGTCAGGATGAGAAGCGACGGGATAGTCGGCATACTGAAGctcggaggaagaagagagagaacgTTCAAGAGGGTTAGTTTCGAAACCGTGCTGGCCAGTTTCACGGGCAGGAAGAGCGTGGTGAGCATCAGAGTCACCATGGCGGTTGAGTTCCGGCCTGTTGGTGATCAGCAATTGTATGGCATATGACATAGCGTAACAGCATATGGACTTACCATCGGATagcctcatcctcatcaccactccttcttttcatcctccagaCGGCTAACGCGATCAAAGCCAAGATGGCGGCACCGACACCGACGCAGATACCAATGATAGCCCCAGTTGGGAATttgcttccttccttttggGCAGCGGCTGTCGAGGTAGATGAAGCGGTAGCCGCGTCAGCAGACCTTGTCGCTTCATCGGCTGATTGGGTAAGAATGACCGTGACCAGCTGAGTTTGGCCGGCTGCATTTGTTGTGTATTGTACAGAGCTGTATTGGGTCAGAGCAGAGCACGCAATGTATGGCTAACGAATGACCTACGCAGAAGTAGACAGGGGGACGGTTGAGTCAGCGGCTACTGATGATGTGGTAGATGTAacagaaggggaaagagagtGCTCGGtagagctggaagaagtggtTGATGTGGCTAGCGCAAATGTAAGACAGGTTCACTTCATGTTATGCGTGTCCTTTGTGTCACTTACagtcagaagaagaaacctCCGATGATGTCGCGTTCACACTCGGATCAGCcgtggatgaagagaccTCTGTCGACGTGGTAGAAGTTGATGTTGGAGAGGCGGAACTAGTAGATGGTAGAGAAGAAGCCACTGAGGTAGTCGTTGCCCCGTCTCGAGAGGTAGTCGTCACTGCAGTCGATGAGTGGGCTACCGATGATtgtgaagaggatgaagacgcCGCAGCAGATGATGTGGTTGGCGTGGATGAAGCAGCGGAGGACTGAAAGTGTCTGATTATGAGCTGTGGATAGAGTGGTCTATATGTGGCACTTACCGTATTGCCAGATTGACCGTCGAATAAACCACTCAGATCGTCCAGCAGGGCTGGGGCACGTTTCCCGTACCCACCGGACCCGCTCCGGGCGAGATGTCTACGGTGAGCTGGATGAATACGATCGACATGAGCAAGAGTGAGAGttgggaaaaggatgaggggAAGAGTTGTTGAAAGTCTCATGGCGGGCgattgttgatgatgagtgACTGACCGCTGCTTTGGATGGGCGGAAAAGAGTGTGATGCGTAGCCCCTTGGCGACCTCCTTTGATGGTTTCTGGGGTGTGAGAACGATGGGAGGTGTGGATATAGTATAAGCTTGGTGGCGGACTACGATGTGAATGACGAGGTGGTGTGAAACGGAGACAGGCGACGGggcgaaagaagaaacaaggCAGGAGTAAGGATTGTGGTTGCGGCAATAGCCGGTGGCTGATAATGAGTGTGGGAATGGGTATGGCGATAAAAGAAGGTGTCGGAAACAATAGGAATAGAGACAGGAATAAAATCAACCAAGAAacggatggaagaggaggagacaAGGCGTTTCGGAGTCACGCTATTCCATCAGCCATCCAGTCAACGTCAATCTGCCCTCTGCAATTTAGCTCGGACCCTCAAACCGCCCGTGTCGATGACCCCAGCCAATGTGCAGCCGCTGTCCAGCGTTCGCTCGTCTCGTCTCAAGTCCAATCATACTGCATCATGCATGCATACGGAGCATCACTGTACGAGCAAACTAGCTGTGAAAATCCGCTCATATCCCCCTGGAGACGAGGCCACCGGAAACAAAACAATGAGATAAACAACCCCAAACCGGCTGGAAAATCCAGGCCCTGAGAGGCACACCCGATGAGCTAAAATAGATCTGACACCGGCACATGATTTAGGCGCGAAGCTATTCAGGCTCGTCAAAAGGCACCTGAGAGGTGGAGGCCGGCACGCGTCGAGCATTGGCCATTTGGTCGTTCGCGATGACATATGATATAACATATCACACATGTCAACAGAAGCGACATCTACCAACCAAAGCAGCGTGTAACAGCATCATGCCCAGACAGCCTCCAGCCAAGCGCGCGAGGCTCTCCACCAGGGCGATTTCATCTGTCTCGGAACAGCCAGAAGTTGGCCGGTCTCGTTCTGTCAATGAGTCACCCACTAAGCTTGAcaagggcaaaggcaaaaggGAAGCCACTATTACTCAAGCACAAGAACAGCAAGGCAAACaatcagaagaagaggcggatACAAccgaagagcttgaggcATGGCAAGATTTTGCTGCGGATCATTATGAAACGGTTGAGCAATTACCTTTGGAGCTGCATAGGAATTTTAGATTGTTGAGGGAGTTGGATGACGGGACATTAGGTAAGTTTGACATTAAGCTGGAAATCAGCAACTGAATTTGGCTGTTAAAGCCCAAATGGATACCCTTAAGAAACTTATACGTGCCTACGTGTCGGGAAGAATAGCTCTGGAACGCCCGAGATCATTGTCAACTCCATTAGAAGAAGCGGCGCTCAAGAAGAATAATagggaggaggataagAAGAGTAAtagggaagaggatagcGTCGATGTTGAGATGGCAGAGGAAACATTGCCGCATCATGAATCACCccaagaaggtgaagaaagagtTAATCCAACCTCTGAGGCTACAGCGGAACCGACGAACTCAGCTGAACCGTCTTTAAACCCATCGTTAACAGACGAGAAACAGAGAGAGCCAGGTGTACCTCTAGCAGACGGTGCAGATGGCCTCATCATTTCATGTTTACCGGAATCTCAAGCAAACGTCCCGCCACGGGCAAAATTCCCTACCCTACCATCGTCACCAA harbors:
- a CDS encoding PHD-finger protein; this encodes MTYDITYHTCQQKRHLPTKAACNSIMPRQPPAKRARLSTRAISSVSEQPEVGRSRSVNESPTKLDKGKGKREATITQAQEQQGKQSEEEADTTEELEAWQDFAADHYETVEQLPLELHRNFRLLRELDDGTLAQMDTLKKLIRAYVSGRIALERPRSLSTPLEEAALKKNNREEDKKSNREEDSVDVEMAEETLPHHESPQEGEERVNPTSEATAEPTNSAEPSLNPSLTDEKQREPGVPLADGADGLIISCLPESQANVPPRAKFPTLPSSPTAQHNGVVGNDDPNINSVAQAAASQYRSSSIPLRASRPAGPHSLLPEISRLVREIVRTSDEKVAVAIGAYNAVDRHIRALDSALTAQEASILLGLRPSTLPSNAIDEALDVEGGTGKVGIGQLVDERSRGQGTGDVVGEGEEGEVTLGMGGGGSRKKGKKRKGKPKQRESQGGNEEGKAEENWNIPPDPNEPRYCYCNRVSFGEMIGCDNDECPLEWFHLQCIGLENPPTGKWLCDLCKPKANGHGAGASAGAARKGRVSGGRKR